A genomic stretch from Gemmatimonadaceae bacterium includes:
- a CDS encoding DUF948 domain-containing protein — translation MTEWLTTGAHWLLQAAAALPDTIITKQVQSEASTFEKLTTYASGLASIALLILAVALVPAAWNFRKSYAKVSDMLDRIYGDINPIMRHASTIADNVNYISTSIRVDVQQVSQTIAAANQKLVASVAAAEDRVKELNALLAVVQEEAEAAFVSTASTLRGVRTGIHEAFDKEEDLDDRYIEGDSEWEKPRPRVRPRDDFGRRE, via the coding sequence ATGACGGAATGGCTGACGACGGGAGCACACTGGCTGCTGCAGGCCGCCGCTGCGCTCCCCGACACGATCATCACGAAGCAAGTGCAGTCGGAAGCGTCCACGTTCGAGAAGCTCACGACGTACGCCAGCGGGCTCGCTTCGATCGCGCTGCTGATTCTCGCGGTGGCTCTGGTCCCCGCGGCGTGGAATTTTCGGAAGAGCTACGCGAAGGTCAGCGACATGCTCGACCGGATTTATGGCGACATCAATCCGATCATGCGGCACGCCAGCACGATCGCCGACAACGTGAATTACATCTCGACGTCGATCCGCGTTGACGTGCAGCAGGTGAGCCAGACGATCGCCGCCGCCAATCAGAAGCTCGTCGCCTCGGTCGCCGCGGCCGAGGACCGCGTGAAGGAGCTCAACGCGCTCCTGGCAGTGGTGCAGGAGGAGGCGGAGGCCGCGTTCGTGTCCACCGCGTCCACGCTGCGCGGCGTTCGCACCGGCATTCATGAAGCATTCGATAAGGAGGAGGATCTGGATGACAGATACATTGAAGGCGACTCCGAGTGGGAGAAGCCACGCCCGCGCGTCCGTCCGCGAGACGACTTCGGAAGGCGAGAGTGA